One genomic region from Rattus norvegicus strain BN/NHsdMcwi chromosome 10, GRCr8, whole genome shotgun sequence encodes:
- the Zfp287 gene encoding zinc finger protein 287 isoform X3: protein MLASRKKVANSSRSQVLLMWKPDKIQNGPCNAEKQILTSRLLRDAETCRQNFRNFPYPDVAGPRKALSQLRELCLKWLRPEVHSKEQILELLVLEQFLSILPGEVRTWVNSQYPENSEEVVALVEDLAQILEEEAPQNSALPQEIPEEDPKHALETGWLNDLVTKESVTFNDVAVDITQEDWELMRPVEKELYKTVTLQNYWNMVSLGLTVYRPTVIPILEEPWMVIKEIVEGPSPETLAVNYAHVYCC, encoded by the exons ATGTTAGCCTCAAGAAAGAAGGTGGCAAATTCTTCACGCTCACAAGTCCTTCTAATGTGGAAGCCAGACAAGATTCAAAACGGACCCTGCAATGCTGAGAAGCAAATCCTCACCTCGAGACTCTTGCGTGACGCTGAAACCTGTCGACAGAATTTTAGAAATTTTCCATACCCAGATGTGGCAGGTCCTCGGAAAGCATTGAGCCAGCTCCGAGAGCTCTGCCTGAAGTGGCTGAGACCTGAAGTTCATTCCAAGGAACAAATTCTGGAGTTGCTGGTGCTGGAGCAGTTTCTAAGCATCTTGCCTGGGGAGGTTAGGACTTGGGTAAATTCTCAGTACCCAGAGAACAGCGAGGAAGTGGTGGCTTTGGTGGAGGATCTGGCACAGATTCTAGAAGAGGAAG CTCCTCAGAATTCTGCCCTTCCCCAAGAAATCCCAGAGGAAGACCCCAAACATGCTCTCGAGACAGGGTGGCTCAATGACTTGGTGACCAAA GAATCAGTGACATTCAATGACGTGGCTGTGGACATCACCCAAGAGGACTGGGAACTGATGCGCCCTGTTGAGAAGGAACTGTATAAGACTGTGACGTTACAGAACTATTGGAACATGGTTTCTCTGG GACTGACCGTGTACAGGCCAACTGTGATTCCCATCTTAGAAGAGCCATGGATGGTGataaaagaaattgtagaaggCCCTAGTCCAG AAACACTGGCCGTTAATTACGCCCATGTCTACTGCTGTTAG